A genomic window from Triplophysa dalaica isolate WHDGS20190420 chromosome 24, ASM1584641v1, whole genome shotgun sequence includes:
- the galk2 gene encoding N-acetylgalactosamine kinase isoform X2 — MAIEQNILAAVSLNDSQTIQLANIDPKYRGFSTSAKSVSIDKENPQWHYYFLCGVKGIQEHLSLASLTGMCCLVDGSIPASSGLSSSSALVCCAGLVTMEANQKSLSKVTLAETCAKCERYIGTEGGGMDQSISFLAEEGTAKLIEFNPLRATDVQLPHGAVFVIANCCVEMNKAASSHFNMRVVECRIATKMLAKAQGLEWHRLQKLGELQAELKVSLEKMMELVDDALHPEPYTREEICKTLGISTEQLCENILSTNTQHATHFKLYQRAKHVYGEAARVLQFKAVCDSAPLNAVAQLGELMNQSHASCRDLYECSCTELDQLVHICLQAGAVGSRLTGAGWGGCTVSMVPSGKIDSFLQTVRERYYAPDLRRADLEKQSLFVTRPGGGAAIFTEE, encoded by the exons ATGGCAATAGAGCAAAACATCCTTGCTGCTGTTTCTCTCAATGACTCCCAAACAATCCAACTGGCCAACATTGATCCTAAATATAG AGGTTTCAGTACGTCTGCCAAGAGCGTCTCGATTGATAAGGAGAACCCACAGTGGCACTATTATTTCCTGTGTGGAGTGAAAGGAATTCAG GAGCACCTGAGTCTGGCATCATTGACAGGGATGTGTTGTCTAGTGGACGGGTCCATCCCCGCCAGTTCCGGTCTTTCCAGCTCCAGTGCTCTGGTGTGCTGCGCCGGTCTGGTCACTATGGAAGCCAATCAGAAGTCTTTGTCTAAG GTGACTCTTGCGGAGACGTGTGCCAAGTGTGAGCGTTATATTGGCACTGAGGGTGGAGGGATGGATCAGTCGATTTCTTTCCTGGCGGAAGAAGGAACG GCAAAGTTGATAGAGTTCAATCCACTGCGGGCCACAGATGTACAGCTGCCTCATGGCGCGGTGTTCGTAATCGCAAACTGCTGTGTGGAGATGAACAAGGCCGCTTCATCTCACTTTAACATGAGAGTGGTGGAATGCCGCATTGCCACAAAG ATGCTGGCTAAGGCACAAGGTCTGGAATGGCATCGGCTACAGAAACTGGGGGAGCTGCAGGCCGAGCTGAAGGTGAGTCTGGAGAAGATGATGGAGCTGGTGGACGATGCGCTGCACCCTGAGCCCTACACCAGAGAGGAGATCTGCAAGACTCTGGGCATCAGCACTGAACAGCTTTGTGAAAACATTCTCAGTACCAACACACAGCATG CAACCCACTTTAAGTTGTACCAGCGGGCCAAGCACGTGTACGGCGAGGCTGCCCGTGTACTGCAGTTTAAGGCCGTGTGCGATTCTGCCCCTCTCAACGCGGTCGCTCAGCTAGGCGAACTGATGAACCAGAGCCATGCCAGCTGCAGAGACCTGTATGAGTGCAGCTGCACAGAGCTCGACCAGCTGGTGCACATATGTCT ACAAGCGGGTGCTGTTGGGTCGAGGTTAACCGGAGCTGGATGGGGAGGCTGCACGGTTTCCATGGTACCCAGCGGCAAGATAGATTCTTTTCTCCAAACTGTGAGGGAGAGATATTATGCTCCAGACCTCCGCCGAGCCGATCTGGAAAAGCAGAGTTTATTCGTGACAAGGCCAGGAGGAGGGGCGGCCATTTTCACAGAAGAATAG
- the galk2 gene encoding N-acetylgalactosamine kinase isoform X1: MSTNPPKIKLSFAGNERLQKIKDAFHEKYGETPFFYAYAPGRVNLIGEHIDYCGYAVLPMAIEQNILAAVSLNDSQTIQLANIDPKYRGFSTSAKSVSIDKENPQWHYYFLCGVKGIQEHLSLASLTGMCCLVDGSIPASSGLSSSSALVCCAGLVTMEANQKSLSKVTLAETCAKCERYIGTEGGGMDQSISFLAEEGTAKLIEFNPLRATDVQLPHGAVFVIANCCVEMNKAASSHFNMRVVECRIATKMLAKAQGLEWHRLQKLGELQAELKVSLEKMMELVDDALHPEPYTREEICKTLGISTEQLCENILSTNTQHATHFKLYQRAKHVYGEAARVLQFKAVCDSAPLNAVAQLGELMNQSHASCRDLYECSCTELDQLVHICLQAGAVGSRLTGAGWGGCTVSMVPSGKIDSFLQTVRERYYAPDLRRADLEKQSLFVTRPGGGAAIFTEE, encoded by the exons ATGTCCACAAATCCGCCGAAAATTAAGCTTTCGTTTGCTGGCAATGAAAG gttgcagaaaataaaagatgcttttCATGAGAAATATGGAGAAACTCCTTTTTTCTACGCTTACGCTCCAGGAAGGGTGAACTTAATAG GAGAACATATTGACTATTGTGGCTATGCTGTCCTGCCCATGGCAATAGAGCAAAACATCCTTGCTGCTGTTTCTCTCAATGACTCCCAAACAATCCAACTGGCCAACATTGATCCTAAATATAG AGGTTTCAGTACGTCTGCCAAGAGCGTCTCGATTGATAAGGAGAACCCACAGTGGCACTATTATTTCCTGTGTGGAGTGAAAGGAATTCAG GAGCACCTGAGTCTGGCATCATTGACAGGGATGTGTTGTCTAGTGGACGGGTCCATCCCCGCCAGTTCCGGTCTTTCCAGCTCCAGTGCTCTGGTGTGCTGCGCCGGTCTGGTCACTATGGAAGCCAATCAGAAGTCTTTGTCTAAG GTGACTCTTGCGGAGACGTGTGCCAAGTGTGAGCGTTATATTGGCACTGAGGGTGGAGGGATGGATCAGTCGATTTCTTTCCTGGCGGAAGAAGGAACG GCAAAGTTGATAGAGTTCAATCCACTGCGGGCCACAGATGTACAGCTGCCTCATGGCGCGGTGTTCGTAATCGCAAACTGCTGTGTGGAGATGAACAAGGCCGCTTCATCTCACTTTAACATGAGAGTGGTGGAATGCCGCATTGCCACAAAG ATGCTGGCTAAGGCACAAGGTCTGGAATGGCATCGGCTACAGAAACTGGGGGAGCTGCAGGCCGAGCTGAAGGTGAGTCTGGAGAAGATGATGGAGCTGGTGGACGATGCGCTGCACCCTGAGCCCTACACCAGAGAGGAGATCTGCAAGACTCTGGGCATCAGCACTGAACAGCTTTGTGAAAACATTCTCAGTACCAACACACAGCATG CAACCCACTTTAAGTTGTACCAGCGGGCCAAGCACGTGTACGGCGAGGCTGCCCGTGTACTGCAGTTTAAGGCCGTGTGCGATTCTGCCCCTCTCAACGCGGTCGCTCAGCTAGGCGAACTGATGAACCAGAGCCATGCCAGCTGCAGAGACCTGTATGAGTGCAGCTGCACAGAGCTCGACCAGCTGGTGCACATATGTCT ACAAGCGGGTGCTGTTGGGTCGAGGTTAACCGGAGCTGGATGGGGAGGCTGCACGGTTTCCATGGTACCCAGCGGCAAGATAGATTCTTTTCTCCAAACTGTGAGGGAGAGATATTATGCTCCAGACCTCCGCCGAGCCGATCTGGAAAAGCAGAGTTTATTCGTGACAAGGCCAGGAGGAGGGGCGGCCATTTTCACAGAAGAATAG
- the cops2 gene encoding COP9 signalosome complex subunit 2: protein MSDVFPRRIVGKSLSPAKMSDMEDDFMCDDEEDYDLEYSEDSNSEPNVDLENQYYNSKALKEDDPKAALSSFQKVLELEGEKGEWGFKALKQMIKINFKLTNFPEMMNRYKQLLTYIRSAVTRNYSEKSINSILDYISTSKQMDLLQEFYETTLDALKDAKNDRLWFKTNTKLGKLYLERDEFGKLQKILRQLHQSCQTDDGEDDLKKGTQLLEIYALEIQMYTAQKNNKKLKALYEQSLHIKSAIPHPLIMGVIRECGGKMHLREGEFEKAHTDFFEAFKNYDESGSPRRTTCLKYLVLANMLMKSGINPFDSQEAKPYKNDPEILAMTNLVSAYQNNDITEFEKILKTNHSNIMADPFIREHIEELLRNIRTQVLIKLIKPYTRIHIPFISKELNIDVADVESLLVQCILDNTINGRIDQVNQLLELDHQKRGGSRYTALDKWTNQLNTLNQAIVSKLA, encoded by the exons ATGTCAGATGTGTTTCCGCGGAGGATTGTGGGAAAGAGTCTCTCTCCGGCCAAAATGTCTGATATGGAAGATGATTTCATGTGCGATGATGAGGAGGATTACGACCTG GAATATTCAGAGGACAGCAACTCTGAACCCAATGTTGATTTGGAGAATCAGTACTACAACTCCAAAGCCCTCAAAGAAGATGATCCTAAAGCAGCCCTGAGCAGCTTTCAGAAG GTGCTGGAACTGGAGGGAGAAAAGGGAGAATGGGGCTTTAAAGCACTGAAACAGATGATTAAGATCAACTTCAAACTA ACAAATTTTCCTGAAATGATGAACCGGTACAAACAGCTGTTGACGTACATACGTAGCGCTGTGACAAGAAATTATTCGGAGAAATCTATCAACTCTATTTTAGATTATATTTCAACTTCTAAACAG ATGGACTTGCTACAGGAGTTTTATGAAACCACTTTGGATGCTTTAAAAGATGCCAAAAATGACAGACTTTGGTTTAAAACCAACACCAAG TTGGGGAAGTTGTACCTGGAAAGAGATGAATTCGGAAAGCTGCAGAAGATTCTCAGACAGTTGCACCAGTCATGTCAG ACGGATGATGGAGAGGACGACCTGAAGAAAGGCACTCAGCTGCTGGAGATCTACGCTTTGGAAATCCAGATGTATACagcacagaaaaacaacaaaaagctgAAAGCCCTTTATGAGCAGTCGCTACACATCAAATCAGCCATCCCACATCCACTTATAATGGGAGTCATCAGAG AATGTGGTGGTAAAATGCACTTGAGGGAGGGGGAGTTCGAGAAGGCCCATACAGACTTTTTCGAGGCGTTTAAGAACTACGACGAGTCGGGAAGCCCCAGACGAACAACTTGCTTGAAGTATTTGGTCTTGGCCAACATGCTGATGAAATCTGGAATCAATCCGTTTGATTCTCAAGAG GCGAAACCTTACAAAAATGACCCAGAAATCTTAGCAATGACGAACCTGGTAAG TGCCTACCAGAATAATGACATCACGGAATTTGAGAAGATCTTAAAGACGAACCACAGCAACATAATGGCCGACCCTTTCATCCGAGAACATATTGAGG aatTGTTACGAAACATAAGAACACAGGTTCTCATCAAATTGATCAAGCCTTACACTAGGATACACATACCTTTTATTTCAAAG GAATTAAACATTGATGTGGCAGATGTGGAAAGTTTGCTTGTGCAATGCATTTTAGACAA CACAATCAATGGTAGAATTGACCAGGTTAACCAGCTGTTGGAACTAGATCACCAGAAAAGAGGCGGATCCCGATACACCGCTCTGGACAAATGGACCAATCAGCTGAACACTCTCAACCAGGCCATTGTTAGCAAGCTGGCTTGA